In Amycolatopsis jiangsuensis, the following proteins share a genomic window:
- a CDS encoding nitroreductase/quinone reductase family protein — protein sequence MTVPDYTSTVDIERPAGDRRTAEQWARAVWEEASSPMRLFLRTGWWCLGLRGRPAPGRVLGWTVAESAPHRIVLENPSRIMTSRNVVRLDEKRVRWTTDVDFDRAPARFLWSLAAPIHHRVIPARLRRAAKNPRRPGDRQHRLVTGFQRRLGNPLLARLPGQTLLETTGRTSGLPRRTPIGGRRTGGEFWLVSEFGVRSHYVRNIQADPRVRLRLRGRWHHGVAHPVPEDDARARLKSLPRMNSTVVRAFGTDLLTIRIDLD from the coding sequence GTGACCGTGCCGGACTACACGTCCACAGTGGACATCGAGCGGCCGGCCGGCGACCGGCGTACCGCCGAGCAGTGGGCACGGGCGGTCTGGGAAGAAGCGTCCTCGCCGATGCGGCTGTTCCTCCGTACCGGGTGGTGGTGCTTGGGGTTGCGCGGCCGTCCGGCCCCGGGCCGCGTGCTGGGCTGGACGGTCGCCGAGTCCGCGCCGCACCGGATCGTGCTCGAGAACCCGTCCCGGATCATGACCTCCCGCAACGTGGTCCGGCTCGACGAGAAGCGCGTGCGATGGACCACCGACGTCGACTTCGACCGCGCCCCGGCCCGCTTCCTGTGGTCACTCGCCGCGCCGATCCACCACCGCGTCATCCCGGCCCGCCTGCGCCGTGCCGCGAAGAACCCGCGGCGGCCCGGCGACCGGCAGCACCGGCTCGTGACCGGTTTCCAGCGCCGGCTGGGCAACCCGCTGCTCGCGCGGCTGCCAGGGCAGACCCTGCTGGAGACCACCGGGCGCACGTCCGGGCTCCCCCGGCGGACCCCGATCGGCGGCCGCCGCACCGGCGGGGAGTTCTGGCTGGTGTCCGAGTTCGGCGTGCGTTCGCACTACGTGCGCAACATCCAGGCGGATCCCCGCGTACGGCTGCGGCTGCGCGGGCGCTGGCACCACGGCGTCGCCCACCCGGTCCCCGAGGACGACGCCCGGGCGCGGCTGAAGTCGTTGCCACGCATGAACAGCACCGTGGTCCGCGCCTTCGGGACCGACCTGCTCACGATCCGCATCGACCTCGATTGA
- a CDS encoding ABC transporter permease, producing the protein MRVARRLLQAVVVLWAAFTLSFLILYLLPGDSVLTKLGSAEGGPSASPEQIAQLRAQYGLDQPVLVQYGKQLLAALHGDFGTSVSTGDDATHMVLTALPPTLAVTGLALLFAVVFGGAIAVLGTFTRTRWVSQLLLSLPPLGTSLPTFWVGLLLIQLFSFRLRLVPALGSAGFASLILPAVTLALPTGAIIAQVLAKSLRTQLAEPYVEIVRAKGAGRGRVHFGHALRNAGLPTLTLVGVVAGNLLAGSVVTETVFSRDGLGRITASAVTSQDVPVVQAVIVLAAFFFVGLNLIVDLVYPLLDPRVRKEVTADG; encoded by the coding sequence ATGAGAGTGGCCCGCCGCCTGCTCCAGGCCGTTGTCGTGCTCTGGGCCGCGTTCACGCTGTCGTTCCTGATCCTGTACCTGCTTCCCGGCGACTCCGTGCTCACCAAACTCGGTTCGGCCGAGGGCGGGCCGAGTGCGTCCCCGGAGCAGATCGCCCAATTGCGCGCGCAGTACGGCCTCGATCAGCCGGTGCTGGTCCAGTACGGGAAACAGCTGCTCGCCGCGCTGCACGGCGACTTCGGCACCTCGGTGAGCACCGGCGACGACGCGACGCACATGGTGCTGACCGCGTTGCCGCCGACACTGGCCGTCACGGGGCTCGCCTTGCTGTTCGCCGTGGTCTTCGGTGGCGCGATCGCGGTGCTCGGCACGTTCACCCGGACTCGCTGGGTGAGCCAGTTGCTGCTGTCCCTGCCGCCGCTGGGCACGTCACTGCCGACGTTCTGGGTGGGCCTGCTGCTGATCCAGCTGTTCTCGTTCCGGCTCCGGCTGGTTCCCGCGCTCGGCTCCGCCGGGTTCGCCTCGCTGATCCTGCCCGCGGTCACGCTCGCGCTGCCGACCGGCGCGATCATCGCGCAGGTGCTGGCGAAGAGCCTGCGCACCCAGCTCGCCGAGCCGTACGTGGAGATCGTGCGGGCCAAGGGCGCCGGCCGCGGCCGGGTCCACTTCGGACACGCGCTGCGCAACGCCGGACTGCCCACGCTCACTCTCGTCGGGGTGGTGGCCGGGAACCTGCTGGCCGGTTCGGTCGTCACGGAGACCGTGTTCTCCCGCGACGGGCTCGGCCGCATCACCGCCTCGGCGGTCACCTCCCAGGACGTGCCGGTGGTCCAGGCGGTGATCGTGCTGGCCGCGTTCTTCTTCGTGGGCCTGAACCTGATCGTCGACCTGGTGTACCCGCTGCTGGATCCGCGGGTGCGGAAGGAGGTCACCGCCGATGGCTGA
- a CDS encoding LLM class flavin-dependent oxidoreductase, with amino-acid sequence MTGVTGPRLAVALDGAGWHPAAWREPEARPAELFTAGYWTELVRQAEDARLDFVTFEDFLSLRTPSESGARTDVTQPRLDAVLIASRVAPLTSHIGLVPTAVVTHTEPFHLSKAIATLDYVSTGRAGVRVQVSGSAEEFRHFGRRTPPAVDDLFDEAADYVEVLRRLWDSWEDDAEIRDVATGRFVDRDKLHYIDFEGRWFSVKGPSITPRPPQGQPLVAALAHNATAYRLAGRQADLVYVTPRDRTGSESILREVRAAETGSPLHVFADLVVFLDESSQTAADRKARLDERHDSESTSDAHVFTGTPAELADLLLDWHATGLSGFRLRPAVLPHDLAAITGGLVPELRGRGAFRTGYEASTLRGLLGLPRPANRYAA; translated from the coding sequence ATGACAGGGGTTACCGGACCACGGCTCGCGGTCGCGCTGGACGGCGCTGGCTGGCATCCGGCAGCGTGGCGGGAGCCCGAGGCACGTCCGGCCGAGCTGTTCACCGCCGGATACTGGACCGAGCTGGTCCGCCAGGCCGAGGACGCGCGGCTCGATTTCGTCACCTTCGAGGATTTCCTGTCCCTTCGCACCCCTTCGGAGTCCGGCGCGCGCACGGACGTCACGCAGCCCCGGCTGGACGCGGTCCTGATCGCCTCCCGGGTCGCGCCGCTCACCTCGCACATCGGGCTCGTCCCGACCGCGGTCGTCACGCACACCGAGCCGTTCCACCTGTCCAAGGCGATCGCGACGCTCGACTACGTCAGCACCGGCCGCGCGGGCGTGCGCGTGCAGGTATCCGGGAGCGCGGAGGAATTCCGGCACTTCGGCCGCCGCACTCCGCCGGCCGTGGACGACCTGTTCGACGAGGCCGCCGACTACGTCGAGGTCCTGCGGCGGCTGTGGGACAGCTGGGAGGACGACGCGGAGATCCGCGACGTCGCGACCGGCCGGTTCGTCGACCGGGACAAACTGCACTACATCGACTTCGAGGGCCGCTGGTTCTCGGTCAAGGGCCCGTCGATCACCCCACGCCCGCCGCAGGGCCAGCCGCTGGTCGCGGCGCTGGCGCACAACGCCACCGCTTACCGGCTCGCCGGCCGGCAGGCCGACCTCGTCTACGTGACCCCGCGCGACCGCACCGGCAGCGAGTCGATCCTCCGCGAGGTCCGCGCCGCCGAAACCGGCTCGCCGCTGCACGTCTTCGCCGACCTCGTCGTGTTCCTGGACGAAAGCAGCCAGACCGCCGCCGACCGGAAGGCCCGCCTGGACGAGCGGCACGATTCGGAGTCCACGTCCGACGCGCACGTCTTCACCGGCACCCCGGCCGAGCTGGCCGACCTTCTTCTCGACTGGCACGCGACCGGCCTGTCCGGGTTCCGGCTGCGCCCGGCGGTGTTGCCGCACGACCTCGCCGCGATCACCGGCGGGCTGGTCCCCGAACTGCGCGGCCGCGGCGCTTTCCGCACCGGCTACGAGGCGAGCACCCTTCGCGGGCTGCTGGGCCTTCCCCGTCCGGCCAACCGCTACGCCGCCTGA
- a CDS encoding LLM class flavin-dependent oxidoreductase → MPPPTRPLRKLGFLTIGLFDGDDPRPGHESTLRIIELGEQLGFDSAWVRHRHLQYGISSPVAVLAAATQRTRRIDLGTAVIPLGWENPLRLAEDLATVDVLSGGRLNPGLSVGPPMHYDAVRPALYPDTGDREDFGYERVSRLLSLVRGEPASTFDGEEGIEVFSERVQPHSPGLGSRLWYGGASTRSARWAGENGMNYLTSSVVRAEDSGSFEEIQLSHVRAFRAHHPDGEQARVSQGLVVIPTDSATPGQRAKYEDYAAKRLPRTASPQGPAKMLFSPDFVGTSAELAERLYAHPAFREIDEVAFALPFTFEHEDYVQILTDLATRLGPELGWKPAAGTPGR, encoded by the coding sequence GTGCCGCCGCCCACCCGGCCCCTGCGCAAACTGGGGTTTCTCACCATCGGCCTCTTCGACGGCGACGATCCGCGCCCCGGTCACGAGTCCACGCTGCGGATCATCGAGCTGGGCGAGCAGCTGGGCTTCGACAGCGCCTGGGTGCGGCACCGGCACCTGCAGTACGGCATCTCCTCACCGGTCGCCGTGCTCGCCGCGGCCACCCAGCGCACCCGGCGCATCGACCTCGGCACCGCGGTCATCCCGCTGGGCTGGGAGAATCCGCTGCGCCTGGCCGAGGACCTGGCCACCGTGGACGTGCTGTCCGGCGGCCGGCTGAACCCGGGCCTGAGCGTCGGCCCACCGATGCACTACGACGCCGTGCGCCCGGCGTTGTACCCGGACACCGGTGATCGGGAGGACTTCGGCTACGAGCGGGTGTCCCGGCTGCTGTCCCTGGTCCGCGGCGAACCCGCGTCCACCTTCGACGGGGAGGAAGGCATCGAGGTCTTCTCCGAGCGCGTGCAGCCGCATTCGCCCGGGCTCGGCAGCCGCCTCTGGTACGGCGGCGCGAGCACCCGTTCCGCCCGGTGGGCCGGAGAGAACGGGATGAACTACCTGACCAGCAGCGTGGTCCGTGCCGAGGATTCCGGAAGTTTCGAGGAGATCCAGCTCTCGCACGTCCGTGCCTTCCGCGCGCACCACCCCGACGGCGAACAAGCCCGGGTTTCCCAGGGCCTGGTGGTGATTCCGACCGACAGCGCCACGCCCGGGCAGCGCGCCAAGTACGAGGACTACGCGGCGAAGCGGCTGCCTCGCACCGCCAGTCCGCAGGGCCCGGCGAAGATGCTCTTCTCCCCCGATTTCGTCGGCACCTCGGCCGAACTCGCCGAACGGCTCTACGCCCACCCCGCCTTCCGCGAGATCGACGAGGTCGCCTTCGCGCTGCCGTTCACCTTCGAGCACGAGGACTACGTCCAGATCCTGACCGATCTCGCCACCCGGCTCGGCCCCGAGCTGGGCTGGAAACCGGCGGCCGGCACACCGGGGCGCTGA
- a CDS encoding dipeptide ABC transporter ATP-binding protein → MSLLDIHDLAVSYHTPSGVVPAVRGVDLRVEPGEIVAVVGESGSGKSTTAHAAIGLLPRGGRVSGGTISFAGRDLTALSEKDWQGVRGTGIALVPQDPTVSLDPVRRIGDQVAEVLLVHRLAPRRGSAARAVELLRRAGVDRPEVRARQYPHELSGGLRQRVLIAIALAGEPRLIIADEPTSALDVTVQREILDHLDELAAGSGTAVLLITHDLGVAADRAARVAVLSQGKLVEEGPTGELLAAPAQDYTRRLLAAAPSLSGTPVRPPRPEGPGVLLSAESLVKTFSLPRKGSVRAVDDVSFRLTRGRTLALVGESGSGKTTTARIVVGLETPSSGTITFDGRELPRDSAALRRLRRRFQLVYQNPYSSLNPRFSIAEVIGEPLRAFGAGTRAERARRVSELADQVALPAALLGRRPAELSGGQRQRAAIARALALAPDLVVLDEPVSALDVSVQAQILELLVQLQDELGLTYLFITHDLAVVREIADEVGVLRRGRLVELGPASEVLQRPRAQYTRDLLAAVPGAHRVDA, encoded by the coding sequence ATGAGCCTGCTGGACATCCACGACCTGGCCGTGTCCTACCACACCCCCTCCGGGGTGGTGCCCGCCGTGCGCGGCGTGGACCTGCGGGTCGAACCGGGCGAGATCGTGGCCGTGGTCGGCGAATCCGGGTCCGGCAAGAGCACCACCGCACACGCCGCGATCGGGCTGCTGCCGCGCGGAGGCCGGGTGAGCGGCGGCACGATCTCCTTCGCCGGGCGCGACCTCACCGCATTGTCCGAAAAGGACTGGCAGGGCGTGCGCGGGACCGGGATCGCCCTCGTACCGCAGGATCCGACCGTATCCCTCGATCCCGTACGGAGGATCGGTGACCAGGTCGCCGAGGTGCTGCTGGTCCACCGGCTGGCACCGCGCCGCGGCTCGGCGGCCCGTGCGGTGGAGCTGCTGCGCCGGGCCGGGGTCGACCGCCCGGAGGTCCGCGCCCGGCAGTACCCGCACGAGCTCTCCGGCGGCCTGCGGCAGCGGGTGCTGATCGCGATCGCGCTAGCGGGAGAACCCCGGCTGATCATCGCCGACGAACCGACGAGCGCGCTCGATGTGACCGTGCAGCGGGAAATCCTGGACCACCTGGACGAACTGGCGGCCGGATCGGGTACCGCGGTACTGCTGATCACGCACGATCTCGGCGTCGCCGCCGACCGGGCCGCCCGCGTCGCCGTGCTGTCGCAAGGAAAGCTCGTGGAGGAAGGTCCCACGGGTGAGCTGCTGGCCGCCCCGGCGCAGGACTACACGCGCCGGCTGCTCGCCGCGGCGCCGAGCCTGTCGGGCACCCCGGTCCGGCCACCGCGTCCGGAAGGTCCTGGCGTGCTGCTGTCGGCCGAGTCGCTGGTGAAGACGTTCTCCTTGCCACGCAAGGGATCGGTACGCGCGGTCGATGACGTCTCGTTCCGGCTGACCCGCGGCCGCACGCTGGCCCTCGTCGGCGAGTCCGGCTCCGGCAAGACGACCACCGCCCGGATCGTGGTCGGTCTCGAAACGCCCAGCTCCGGCACGATCACCTTCGACGGCCGGGAACTCCCCCGCGACTCCGCCGCACTACGCCGGCTGCGGCGCCGCTTCCAGCTCGTGTACCAGAACCCCTACTCGTCGTTGAACCCGCGGTTCTCCATCGCCGAGGTGATCGGCGAGCCGCTGCGCGCCTTCGGCGCCGGGACCCGGGCCGAACGCGCGCGGCGGGTGAGCGAGCTGGCCGACCAGGTCGCGCTCCCCGCGGCCCTGCTCGGCCGGCGGCCGGCCGAGCTCTCCGGCGGCCAGCGCCAGCGCGCCGCGATCGCGCGGGCGCTGGCACTGGCGCCGGATCTCGTGGTGCTCGACGAACCGGTGTCGGCCCTCGACGTGTCGGTGCAGGCGCAGATCCTGGAGCTGCTGGTGCAGCTGCAGGACGAACTCGGCCTGACCTACCTCTTCATCACCCACGACCTCGCCGTGGTGCGGGAGATCGCCGATGAGGTCGGGGTGCTGCGCCGAGGACGGCTGGTCGAGCTGGGCCCGGCGAGCGAGGTGCTGCAGCGGCCCCGCGCACAGTACACGCGGGACCTGCTCGCCGCCGTGCCCGGCGCCCACCGGGTGGACGCCTGA
- a CDS encoding LLM class F420-dependent oxidoreductase: MSIGIALSVTSPAGNYVDAIVEQARTAAAAGVRTAWLGQRLDYDAAALATVVGREVPGLHVGTSAIPIFGRHPLLVSSQAQTAQAATHGRFHLGLALGARFLVEDVFGLPFERPVALLREFLTAVAGLLGGGENAFHGERLTAAPTLPVTVAGAEPRVPVLVAAMGPKALRTTGELADGTLPYLASPRVLGEHIVPTITRAAEDAGRPAPRIVAFVAGTVTGDVEGVREKALREMAFYDQVPSYQRVVSLAGATRAGELAVIGDESSIASAVRSYFDAGATEVVFTQTDLGSPEDQRRTFDALGGLA; encoded by the coding sequence ATGAGCATCGGAATCGCACTGTCCGTAACCAGTCCGGCCGGCAACTACGTCGACGCCATCGTCGAGCAAGCGCGCACCGCCGCGGCCGCCGGAGTCCGCACCGCGTGGCTGGGGCAGCGACTCGACTACGACGCGGCCGCCCTCGCCACAGTCGTCGGACGCGAGGTGCCCGGGTTGCACGTCGGCACCTCCGCCATCCCGATCTTCGGCCGCCACCCCCTGCTCGTCTCGTCGCAGGCGCAGACGGCACAGGCCGCCACGCACGGCCGTTTCCACCTCGGACTGGCCCTCGGTGCACGGTTCCTCGTCGAGGACGTCTTCGGGCTGCCTTTCGAACGGCCCGTCGCGCTGCTCCGGGAATTCCTCACCGCAGTCGCCGGACTCCTCGGCGGCGGCGAAAACGCCTTCCACGGGGAACGCCTCACCGCGGCCCCGACCCTGCCGGTCACGGTCGCCGGCGCGGAGCCGCGCGTCCCGGTGCTGGTGGCCGCGATGGGGCCGAAAGCCCTTCGCACCACCGGCGAACTCGCCGACGGCACACTCCCCTACCTGGCGAGCCCGCGGGTGCTCGGCGAACACATCGTCCCGACGATCACCCGAGCCGCCGAGGACGCCGGCCGGCCCGCCCCCAGGATCGTCGCGTTCGTCGCCGGAACCGTCACCGGGGACGTCGAGGGAGTACGCGAGAAGGCACTGCGCGAAATGGCCTTCTACGACCAGGTTCCCTCATATCAGCGCGTCGTCTCCCTGGCCGGCGCGACGCGCGCCGGTGAGCTCGCGGTGATCGGCGACGAGTCCAGCATCGCGAGCGCCGTGCGCAGCTACTTCGATGCGGGCGCGACCGAGGTGGTGTTCACGCAGACCGACCTCGGCAGCCCCGAAGACCAGCGCCGGACTTTCGACGCCCTCGGCGGGCTGGCGTAG
- a CDS encoding TetR/AcrR family transcriptional regulator, protein MTRRRLTPDQRRTQLIDLGARLFAERPYHEVRMDEVGAAAGVSRALVYRYFPSKRDLFAAVYRRSADELVTVTGPTPTPTPAPGPVREWVSAGLDAHFDYFAANPTTVLTANRDLAGDPVIQSIIADELATLRGRLLDALELSGARREVAGVALLAWLSFVRVSSVEWLLHGRISRDELHALCLRTLAAALGWDQSR, encoded by the coding sequence ATGACCCGGCGACGCCTGACGCCCGACCAGCGGCGGACCCAGCTGATCGACCTCGGCGCGCGGCTGTTCGCCGAGCGCCCGTACCACGAGGTGCGCATGGACGAGGTCGGTGCGGCAGCCGGTGTGTCGCGGGCGTTGGTGTACCGCTACTTCCCGAGCAAACGTGACCTGTTCGCGGCGGTGTACCGGCGCTCGGCCGACGAGCTCGTCACGGTGACCGGACCGACTCCCACTCCCACTCCCGCTCCGGGGCCGGTGCGGGAGTGGGTGTCGGCCGGGCTCGACGCGCACTTCGACTACTTCGCCGCGAACCCCACCACGGTGCTCACGGCGAACCGCGACCTCGCGGGCGATCCGGTGATCCAGAGCATCATCGCCGACGAGCTGGCGACCCTGCGCGGCCGCTTGCTGGACGCGCTGGAGCTGTCCGGAGCGCGCCGCGAGGTGGCGGGCGTGGCGTTGCTGGCCTGGCTGTCGTTCGTCCGCGTGAGCAGCGTGGAATGGTTGCTGCACGGTCGGATCAGCCGGGACGAGTTGCATGCCCTGTGCCTGCGGACCCTGGCGGCCGCGCTCGGGTGGGACCAGAGCCGGTAG
- a CDS encoding glycoside hydrolase family 64 protein: MPLSTRRRTAFAAVLALTALGLTAPVAAAAPGSTPPDSFWGDTGSIPEAQNVLTVKVLNQTNGKYPDDQVYWSFNGETHSIAEQPTVDMAANSSGRMNFFLGSPDSQYTDFIEFTVGDDVFNGNTTRVDAFGLKLAMRLHAHDGFDTQVGDDYETFQEDREATFSKFQNEVPDEFKGLVQGQDRILAPGKSPDFQPGGKSENYFTDYAHSVGVDETTGNIAACAGSLAESADKCAALNRHTADLPADQQQDPAHFYQAAPANYYAKFWHDHGIDNRAYGFPYDDAAGQSSFVSHNDPQWLEVAVGW; the protein is encoded by the coding sequence ATGCCCCTTTCCACCCGCCGCCGGACCGCGTTCGCCGCGGTGCTCGCGCTGACCGCGCTGGGGCTGACCGCCCCGGTCGCCGCGGCCGCGCCCGGCAGCACCCCGCCCGATTCGTTCTGGGGCGACACCGGCAGCATCCCGGAGGCGCAGAACGTGCTGACCGTGAAGGTGCTCAACCAGACGAACGGCAAGTACCCGGACGACCAGGTCTACTGGAGCTTCAACGGCGAGACGCACTCGATCGCCGAGCAGCCGACCGTGGACATGGCCGCGAACTCCTCGGGCCGGATGAACTTCTTCCTCGGGTCGCCGGACAGCCAGTACACCGACTTCATCGAGTTCACCGTGGGCGACGACGTCTTCAACGGCAACACCACCCGGGTGGACGCGTTCGGGCTCAAGCTCGCCATGCGGCTGCATGCGCACGACGGTTTCGACACCCAGGTCGGTGACGACTACGAAACCTTCCAGGAGGACCGAGAGGCCACCTTCAGCAAGTTCCAGAACGAGGTGCCCGACGAGTTCAAGGGACTGGTCCAGGGACAGGACCGGATCCTCGCGCCGGGCAAGAGCCCGGACTTCCAGCCGGGCGGCAAGAGCGAGAACTACTTCACCGACTACGCCCACTCGGTCGGGGTGGACGAGACGACCGGGAACATCGCCGCGTGTGCCGGGTCGCTGGCCGAATCCGCGGACAAGTGTGCGGCGCTGAACCGGCACACCGCGGACCTGCCCGCCGACCAGCAGCAGGACCCGGCGCACTTCTACCAGGCCGCTCCGGCGAACTACTACGCGAAGTTCTGGCACGACCACGGCATCGACAACCGGGCGTACGGGTTCCCCTACGACGACGCGGCCGGCCAGTCGTCGTTCGTCTCGCACAACGACCCGCAGTGGCTGGAGGTCGCCGTCGGCTGGTGA
- a CDS encoding ABC transporter permease: MAEAVLPGHSRFVLRRPGLVLSVLLLAAVLIAAFAPGLFTGQDPITGVPAERLQGPSLAHLFGTDETGRDVFARVVHGAGLSLRATVLAVVVAFLAGSALGLLAGFRGGWLEAVVMRVVDVLQAVPAILLSLALVTSLGFGTTNVAIAVGVANLAAFARLMRAEVLRVRSGVFVEAARASGVRWAGVLGRHVLPNALGPVLVLATVTVGTAVLEVSALSFLGFGAGPPTPEWGALVAGGRNFLATAWWMTTFPGLTVAAVVLAANRLSRALDGERSERR, from the coding sequence ATGGCTGAGGCCGTGCTGCCGGGGCACTCCCGGTTCGTGCTGCGCCGCCCCGGGCTCGTGCTGTCCGTGCTCCTGCTCGCCGCGGTGCTGATCGCCGCGTTCGCGCCGGGCTTGTTCACCGGCCAGGACCCGATCACCGGCGTGCCCGCCGAGCGTCTCCAGGGGCCCTCGCTCGCGCACCTGTTCGGCACCGACGAGACCGGCCGCGACGTCTTCGCGCGGGTCGTCCACGGCGCCGGACTGTCCCTGCGGGCCACCGTGCTGGCCGTCGTCGTCGCGTTCCTCGCCGGTTCGGCGCTCGGCCTGCTCGCCGGGTTCCGCGGCGGCTGGCTCGAGGCGGTGGTGATGCGGGTCGTCGACGTCCTGCAGGCCGTCCCCGCGATCCTGCTCTCGCTGGCGCTGGTCACCTCCCTCGGGTTCGGCACCACCAACGTCGCGATCGCGGTCGGGGTCGCCAACCTCGCCGCGTTCGCGCGGCTGATGCGAGCCGAGGTACTGCGGGTGCGCTCCGGCGTCTTCGTCGAAGCCGCCCGTGCGTCGGGAGTCCGGTGGGCCGGGGTACTGGGCCGGCACGTCCTGCCGAACGCACTGGGCCCGGTGCTCGTGCTCGCCACGGTGACCGTCGGGACCGCCGTGCTGGAAGTGTCGGCGCTCAGCTTCCTCGGCTTCGGCGCCGGCCCGCCGACCCCCGAATGGGGCGCGCTGGTGGCAGGCGGCCGCAATTTCCTCGCCACCGCCTGGTGGATGACCACTTTCCCGGGACTCACCGTGGCGGCGGTCGTGCTGGCCGCCAACCGGCTGTCGCGGGCCCTCGACGGTGAACGGAGCGAACGGCGATGA
- a CDS encoding alpha/beta hydrolase, which yields MLPWEAPLAGRLDRHTFDSTVLRGNPLGDPHERPLWVYVPPGYAESTERYPAIYVIQGYTGHLGMWANRSAFRQPLPETADAVFAGGAPGCVLVYVDAWTSYGGSQFVDSPGTGRYHSYLCDEVVPWVDEHYRTLARPQSRAIAGKSSGGFGAMITPMLRPDLFGALATHAGDALYEASYIPDFARSVRLLRDYDHDVFRWWEDFRSRTAFTKQGDETLLMMLGVSACFSAGADGTPELPFDPVSGVLRDAAWQRWLDWDPVRMVARHAEAVRSLHAVWIDAGTRDEWFLDLGAVAFRDAVRAAGLPEERLSFELFDAGHGAIDYRYPLALRWLAGRLAR from the coding sequence ATGCTGCCTTGGGAGGCGCCGCTGGCCGGCCGGCTGGACCGGCACACCTTCGACTCCACCGTGTTGCGGGGCAATCCGCTCGGGGATCCGCACGAGCGGCCGCTGTGGGTGTACGTGCCGCCGGGGTACGCCGAAAGCACCGAGCGGTACCCGGCGATCTACGTGATCCAGGGCTATACCGGTCACCTCGGGATGTGGGCGAACCGTTCGGCGTTCCGGCAGCCGTTGCCGGAGACCGCGGACGCGGTGTTCGCCGGTGGAGCGCCCGGGTGCGTCCTCGTGTACGTGGACGCCTGGACCTCCTACGGTGGCTCGCAGTTCGTGGATTCGCCGGGCACCGGCCGCTACCACTCCTACCTGTGCGACGAGGTGGTGCCGTGGGTCGACGAGCACTACCGCACGCTGGCGCGCCCGCAATCCCGGGCGATCGCGGGGAAGTCGTCCGGCGGCTTCGGCGCGATGATCACCCCGATGCTGCGTCCGGACCTGTTCGGCGCGCTGGCCACGCACGCCGGGGACGCGCTCTACGAGGCTTCCTACATCCCGGATTTCGCGCGCTCGGTGCGGTTGCTGCGCGACTACGACCACGACGTGTTTCGCTGGTGGGAGGACTTCCGGTCGCGGACGGCGTTCACGAAGCAGGGCGACGAGACGTTGCTGATGATGCTCGGGGTGTCGGCCTGCTTCTCGGCGGGTGCCGACGGCACGCCGGAGCTGCCGTTCGACCCGGTCAGCGGCGTGTTGCGGGACGCGGCCTGGCAACGGTGGCTCGACTGGGACCCGGTCCGGATGGTCGCCCGCCACGCGGAAGCGGTGCGGTCGCTGCACGCGGTGTGGATCGACGCCGGTACGCGCGACGAGTGGTTCCTCGACCTCGGGGCCGTCGCGTTCCGGGACGCTGTCCGCGCCGCAGGTCTTCCGGAGGAGCGGCTGTCGTTCGAGCTGTTCGACGCGGGACACGGCGCGATCGACTACCGGTATCCGCTCGCGCTGCGGTGGCTCGCCGGCCGGCTGGCTCGCTGA
- a CDS encoding aminoglycoside phosphotransferase family protein — protein MRMHPGEPEIRPGLVSRLVAAQFPEWAGFPATRVASSGTDNALFRLGETLVVRLPRLSAAVGGLEREQRWLPWLGPRVPVRIPELVAVGRPGEGFPWPWSVLSWLPGRNPGAGDTGLAGDLGEFVAALHRVEPAGGPETQRGRPLRTRDEPTREAIAQLGGDPACVEAWERALAAPDWTGAPVWLHADLSPGNVLVSGGALSAVLDFGTAGVGDPAVDLIPAWNLLPAAERETFREAVGADAATWERGRGWALSIAAIQLPYYRETNPVLARNARHTLEAVVD, from the coding sequence ATGCGGATGCATCCCGGCGAGCCGGAGATCCGCCCCGGCCTGGTGAGCCGCCTGGTCGCGGCGCAGTTCCCGGAGTGGGCCGGTTTCCCGGCGACCCGGGTGGCCTCGTCGGGCACGGACAACGCCCTGTTCCGGCTCGGCGAAACGCTGGTGGTCCGGTTGCCCCGGCTGTCCGCGGCGGTCGGCGGCCTCGAGCGGGAACAGCGGTGGCTGCCGTGGCTCGGCCCGAGGGTGCCGGTGCGAATACCGGAGCTGGTCGCGGTGGGCCGTCCGGGCGAGGGGTTCCCGTGGCCGTGGTCGGTGCTGAGCTGGCTGCCAGGGCGAAACCCGGGCGCGGGCGACACCGGGCTGGCCGGTGACCTCGGCGAGTTCGTGGCCGCGCTGCACCGCGTCGAGCCGGCCGGGGGACCGGAAACACAGCGCGGACGGCCGCTACGCACCCGGGACGAGCCGACGCGGGAGGCGATTGCGCAGCTCGGTGGTGATCCGGCGTGCGTCGAGGCGTGGGAGCGGGCGCTGGCCGCTCCGGACTGGACGGGGGCGCCGGTGTGGCTGCACGCCGACCTGTCCCCGGGCAACGTCCTCGTGTCCGGGGGAGCGCTCAGCGCGGTGCTCGACTTCGGGACCGCCGGCGTCGGGGACCCCGCCGTGGACCTGATCCCGGCATGGAACCTGCTGCCGGCGGCGGAACGCGAAACGTTCCGGGAGGCGGTGGGCGCGGACGCCGCGACGTGGGAACGCGGCCGTGGCTGGGCGTTGTCGATCGCGGCGATCCAGCTGCCGTACTACCGCGAGACGAACCCGGTGCTGGCGCGGAACGCGCGACACACGCTGGAGGCCGTGGTTGACTGA